The following coding sequences are from one Heptranchias perlo isolate sHepPer1 chromosome 13, sHepPer1.hap1, whole genome shotgun sequence window:
- the LOC137331750 gene encoding membrane progesterone receptor epsilon-like yields the protein MPSRRNSAFLVCEDVPYGMRECFIVSRYRRPNSTVMECLRSIFLPTNETFNFWTHYIPLLFFLYKFYHFLFKNMEFSYDHPFLLPMWCFAFGVSVVLAESCAAHVFNCLSLQIRETFYYMDYVAWNFYGFGSAIACCYYIFPLLTVMNPTLVTQLLEQNGRCTEYSILVKLYSVLCIPVTFLLLIFCTIAICKSYLDWARYRYVIRAIVFAIPLSVTVPIAIDTVFFELYRKNPIIFFHFCRQRTWLLLAIVFNVSRIPERIWPGQFDVIGQSHQWFHLFSFLTIYDQLCYFEYGFNSLVKSPSTFPLFADTMGAMLLLLVSFALVIKRFAKYPPACVQN from the coding sequence ATGCCTAGCAGAAGGAACTCCGCTTTCCTTGTGTGTGAAGATGTGCCCTATGGAATGCGTGAGTGCTTCATAGTTTCAAGATACCGAAGGCCGAATTCCACTGTAATGGAGTGTTTGCGTTCCATCTTTCTCCCAACAAATGAAACATTTAACTTTTGGACTCATTACATCCCGTTGCTTTTCTTTCTGTATAAGTTTTATCatttccttttcaagaatatgGAGTTTAGCTATGATCATCCATTTCTTTTGCCGATGTGGTGCTTTGCCTTTGGTGTCTCAGTGGTCTTAGCTGAGAGCTGTGCCGCCCATGTATTTAACTGTCTGTCACTACAGATACGTGAAACCTTCTACTACATGGATTATGTTGCCTGGAACTTTTATGGGTTTGGATCTGCAATCGCCTGTTGTTATTATATATTCCCACTACTGACTGTGATGAATCCTACTCTGGTGACTCAGTTGCTGGAACAGAATGGACGATGTACAGAATACAGTATTTTGGTCAAGTTATACTCTGTTTTATGTATTCCTGTAACATTCTTATTGCTCATTTTTTGCACCATTGCTATTTGCAAAAGTTATCTTGATTGGGCACGGTATCGCTACGTGATTAGAGCAATTGTGTTTGCCATACCACTTAGTGTGACAGTGCCCATAGCCATAGATACAGTTTTTTTTGAACTTTACCGAAAAAATCCAATCATATTTTTTCATTTTTGTAGACAACGCACATGGCTACTGTTGGCAATTGTTTTCAACGTGAGCAGAATTCCAGAGAGGATTTGGCCAGGCCAATTTGATGTTATAGGACAGAGCCATCAGTGGTTCCATCTATTTAGTTTCCTGACTATTTATGATCAACTGTGCTATTTTGAATATGGATTTAATAGTTTGGTTAAGTCTCCATCAACCTTCCCACTGTTTGCTGACACAATGGGGGCAATGTTGCTTTTGTTAGTTAGCTTTGCATTGGTGATTAAAAGATTTGCTAAGTATCCACCTGCTTGTGTACAAAATTAA